In the genome of Nitrospirota bacterium, the window AAGAATCCGAGATATCTCGAGAGTATCTCAACAGGGTCTTTTAGAAAAGTATGGAAAAGGCTGCCTGCATGGGCCATATCCATGCCGATCCTTGAGGCTGCGATAAAAGCAGGAATCCCTACCATAATAAGAAAAATAGCGACATTGATAAAAACAAGGGCTATCCTGATATATATCAGCTGAGGATTCCTGCGCGCAAGCCTGAAGCCTTCATTGATTGATTCCGTAAACATATTAAATAATTATACAGTAGTGGTATAATTTTAACTGTCTGATTTAGTTAAAATTATCGATCTATTAACGGAGGAAAATCATGAAAAGATGGAAAGGTTTTGTCGTATCTGCACTGCTCCTGATCCCGCTATTATCCACCATCGGCTGTGCTGATAAAGAGAGGATCAAGAAGATTGAAGATGACCAGGCAAGCATACTTACCAGATTGGCGGCTGTTGAAGAGACCCAGAAGAAGATATTGAACGTGCTGCAGCCCCAAAGACAGCAGGTCGATTACAACAAGGTGTACAACCTGCCTGTCGGAGCTTCACCTGTAAAAGGTGATAAAGTCGGAGCTGTGACCATTGTGGAGTTCTCAGACTTTGAGTGCCCGTATTGCGCGAAACTCCAGCCTACCATAAAAGAGGTTTTAGCTGCTTATCCAAAAGGTGTCAACCTTGTCTTTAAGAATTTCCCGCTCTCATTCCACAAGCAGTCAAGACACGCGGTCAATGCTGCCCTCGCGGCAGGCGAACAGGGAAAGTTCTGGGAAATGCACGACCTGCTCTTTGAGAACTACAATAAGATGACCAATGACAGTTTTCAAGGATTTGCAGCTAAACTCGGGCTGGATGAAAAGAAGTTCATGGCTGACTTCAGCAGCAATAAATATGACCAGCTTATACAGCAGGATATAGACCTCGCAGGAACCGCTGAGGTAAACGGCACTCCGACACTCTTTATTAACGGCAAGAGGATGCAGGGCAGGTCTATTGATGACTTTAAGGCAGCGATCGACGGGATACTTAAAAAGTAGTTTTTGTCATTCCCGTGCAAGCGGGAATCCAGATTCAATAAGTGAG includes:
- a CDS encoding thioredoxin domain-containing protein — protein: MKRWKGFVVSALLLIPLLSTIGCADKERIKKIEDDQASILTRLAAVEETQKKILNVLQPQRQQVDYNKVYNLPVGASPVKGDKVGAVTIVEFSDFECPYCAKLQPTIKEVLAAYPKGVNLVFKNFPLSFHKQSRHAVNAALAAGEQGKFWEMHDLLFENYNKMTNDSFQGFAAKLGLDEKKFMADFSSNKYDQLIQQDIDLAGTAEVNGTPTLFINGKRMQGRSIDDFKAAIDGILKK